CATGAGTCAAATGACTAACAGACGCAAGATTAAAAGGACAATCAGGGACATAAAATATAGAGTTTAGAGTGACATATGATAGGGGATTAGCTTGTCCAACttcttttgtgtttgtttgAATCCATTGGCTAGAGTAACAGAGGGAAGAGACTGAAAAAACAATATTTGACGAAATTGATATATCGCCAGAAATATGATTAAAAACATCCCAGTCCACAACCCACGGTCCAAGGGTATTAGACTATAGAAGACAAGCCAAAGAATCACCAGAAACAGAAGTATCAGGCTGAGCAAGGAAACTTGTAGAGACGTTTTCTTACTTGCTTGATACAAAGGAACACATTATATTCCCTTTCGCACAAATATACCAGTTGATTACCTTTAGTGTTAGTCTGAGCAACATGACCGTTCTTGGGTGGTCGATCATGTAGAGAATACCATACTTCACGAGCGTGTCCAAACCTATTACAATAACTACACTTGGCCGAGATCTTCCAATGACCTCCTATCGACTCTCTATAGATTGGGATATTCGATTTTCTGATCCTTTCGTTAAGGATTctgaagatattgtaagatttgaattttcaactcccatatttttgGAGGCAAAACTATCAAACCCATAAAACATAATCACAAACTACAATGGAGAAGATCTGAAATTTGTCTTGAAAGTTGCCTGAAATCTGACTAAATGGTCTGAATCTGACAACAAAACAAAAGAATCGAGAAATAAGATCAGATCAATAAATCTGGTTGTTGAAACTATTAGAAATTGGCTGGGCTTAGGCCGGAATCACCACACAAGTACAAAGAACCAAAAGGCAGAGACTGAAGTTGCTGGAAAACTCGCCGAAAAAGGTGATAGGAAATTGTAAAAAACTATGGATGGGGTCAAAATCACTGGATGTCTACTGTAGAAGAAGAATCCAGCTTGAAAACACATCTAAAAACACAGACCTCTCCGTAACAGTCACCGAAATCTGTAAATAATCGTCGGAATGTGGTGGAATCTGGATGGGTACCCTCGGAATCAAATAGCAAACACCACTGGAAAGGAAAATTTGTCGAAAACTGGCCGGACCTGGAAAGGAAAATTTGTCCAAAGTTGGCCGGAATACCTCGCACCGGTGTATGAACTCACGCATCTGCCAGAACCCTACTGTCTGCCGTCGCATGAGGTGTCTGCTGCCGGATAACTTGACTAGAGTTTGGTCGCCGGAGCTGGCTGAATCCAATGGTATAGTTGATTTTTGCACAATACTCACCGAAAGAGGCATGACGCAAATCAGCTatgataccatgtgagaaataaaGACTCGGAAAACATTATTACGATGCATTGACTACATTATTACACTAAgatctatttatagacactacattaCAATCCTTTTCCACATAGGAGGCTATAAACAATCCTATTCCTATTCTTAATCTAAGAAGGATAAAAGAAGTGATCATTTCTAGAACAGTTGATGGATGCAAGTGACAAGGAGCAGAAAAGAATAATGGTTGACCAAAAAGGAGAAAAACTATAAGCCTTAATAGAACTCCATGAATCAGGAATGTCTTTACAATGGGAGTTCCAAAAAATGATCTTATTATAAAGATAAAATGATCTTATTATAAAGATACAGCCTTGTTTTAGAATGGTGtccccaaaaataaaataaaagaatgcaTCAAAGATGCAAGAAACCAAACACCAGAAACTTATATAAACTTCCTGGATAAAAGATCATCTGGATTGTTGCAACTAAGAAGAGGGAGGACCCAAATATATGGGGAAAAACGTGTAGAAGAAGAAACTGGAGATCAACTATCAGGCAGGGAACTAAGGATCAGGCTTGAGAAAGAGGTGGAATAAAACAGCACTTTTAAGTCTAAGATGGCAAAATGTATCCATGCTTGAAAGTCTCCCAAGTTCATTTTATTTCAATCTATTCCCCTTCAAGAATCAAACGAGCAAAAGACCGTCTGTTCCAATTTAAGCTTTCTTCCCTCCATTTCTTTTACTTAGTAATCAAATGGATAATTTAACATCATCTTACATCCGTTTAAacaaccaaaccaaatatagaCGGTAGCATAGGCTTGTCATTTTTAATTCCCATAAAAGTCAGTCGTTTGAATATCAAAACAGAAGCATTTTGGAATACAGTAATCAAATCGAACAAAGAATTAAATAGTAGCATACCATCCATGTTGTTCATCATTGGCGATGTGGAAATCAAAGTAGACATATGTTCCCTGTTCAAAGTCATCAGTGGCAACAGTTGGCTCCTCATGCCGCTGAAACCATGTGTTATACTTTCTGTGATATCTCCACGACTGTTTCTTCAACTCCTTAGCAGCCAGATACTGCTGATAAGTATTCTGCAGAAGGTAATAAAAGAACAAGATAAATATGATCTTTAAGATTGAAAAAGGTCATCAAAACCACCGGCAATTAAAGTTGCACCTGTTGGTAGTAAAATGCAAAGAACAGAGTGTCAGTGCCATAGTTATCAGCTCCAAGTCTTTCCCAGAAGGCAGGATTATTGACAATGGGAGCCTGTACTTGGGGATAACTTGGAGGGGTAACTGCAGGGTGCCTCTGTAGCAATGGCAAAAGATAAGttcatattaatttaattatccAGTAGCACAGTGGATGAAGTATTGAAGTTTACCGGTGTATAGCTCTTTGCACGTTCAGAATCTTTGGGTAGAGGAAGTTTGTAAAAGGCAGATTCAAGCATCTGCAAGTTGTATAATTGGTCATGCATTCCTGCAGAATTTGCAGTGGACGCACTCAGGCTATCACCAATTGCTCCAAGGTCAGCAACACTCCTTCGACCAATAACCCCAAGACTTCCAGATGACTGACTGGATTGCAATGGTTGCCCAGGAGATAGATCTGTATCCCTTGGCCTAGGGGATGCTTCAGCAACAGAGCCAGTGACTCCTCCCTGCATCTAAGAATCTTTTACAAGTGACTAACAGACTACTAATTTGGCCTacagaaagaagaaaagagtttttttttaaaaagacggAAATGGGTGCATCAAtgtaataatttaaataaaaatcagTTGAGTCAGTGCTCATTAAAACAACCTCATTAGCATCAAATCCGAGACATACTTCATCCTAGCAATCCTAATTGCTTATCAATCTCAAGTCATTAACCATATCCTTTACCATGCCCACATTGCTTGTTTAATATCAAGCCAAACGCATTGAGGAGAAAAAGGAGAGAGCGAGAGATCAGAATCCTCAACTTCCTATCAATCACTTGAACTACCTATTCTAAATCCTCAATCATATTCCTCCTTTCATTCCCTCAGCCACCCTGAGGAAAGAAGCTTATCTGTTAGGGAACACTCAACCACCTAAATTATACTTTCGGCTTCTAATAATGACCTTCGCAGGATGAAATATCCCTTCACAACCATTCAATTAAAAGATGATGGACCCATGTAGCCAAACCAATTCTACTAAATGTCAATTGGGAGTTCTTGTTGAAAATCCTCAAAGACGTGGGATTTGGTAACAAATGGGTAAACTGGATAAGATTTTGCATTTCTAATGTAAAATTCTCAGTATTGATTAATCTCCAAGGGGGCTTAGACAAGGTTATCCTTTGTCACCTTTTCTATTCTTGATAATCATGGAAGGACTTAATCATATGATTAAGGTCACACAGTTGAATAGTTGGATCAAAGGCTTTGGATCTCAACAAAATGCCATTGAAGGAATGGAAATATCTGATCTTTTGTATGCCAATGACTCTCAAGTATTTTGTGAAGCTGATGAGGTACAGATCAGATATCTCAGAGCCATCCTAACTATTTTTGAAGCTTTATCAGGTTTACATGTTAACTGGCAAAAAAGCTTTCTTCATCCGGTCAATGATGTTCCAAATTTGTAATATCTAGCAGGTAACCTTGGCTGTCAGGTGGGAGCTCTTCCTACAATTTATTTGGAGATGCCTTTGGGGGCTAAAAATTATTCTATAGAAATCTGGAATGAGGTTATAGAGAGGTGTGACAAAAATTGTCAAGGTGGAAATCCCAATATCTTTCCCAAGGTGGAGATTGACTCTCATTAATTCAGTTTTAGATGCTCTTCCTACTTGCATACTGTCTATCTTTCCATTACTCAAAAGGAGTCAAAAAAATTGACAGATTGAGAAGAGACTTTCTTTGGCAAGGCTACAAAGAGAAGAAAAGCAGTAATCTAGTTAAATGGGAGGCTATAACCTTGAGCAAGAAATATGGCGGTTTGGGGATAAAGAACCTGACTCTGCATAATAGAAGTCTGCTACAAAATGGCATTGGAGGTTCAATAATGAGGACAGTGCACTTTGGAGGAAATTCATATCACAGAAATATGGAAATGTTGAACCAGTGGACCACAAATGATGTTAATAGTCCCTATGGTAGCAGTGTGTGGAGAACTATCAAAAACCAATGGCAAGACTACTGGGAAAACGTGGAGATTATTGTGGGAGATGGAAGAAAACTGATTTTTGGCTGATTCCTAGATTGGGCAGAGCAATCTGAAGTCTATGTTTctaattctttattttaatgTCTCCACAAACATGACATGATCAACCAAAGGTGGAGTCAACAAGGGTGGAATCTAATCTTTAGAAGAGCTATTAATGACTAGGAAGTAGAGAGTTTCGTCACACTGCTTCAAATATTGGGAACTTTAGGTGGATGCACTGAATCTACAGACAGACTCAGATGGAAACTAAACAGTAAAGGGGCCTTCTCAGTAAAGTCAGTGTATTGGCAGTTGAATCAAAGAGGTCCTGTAGAGGAGAATTGACCTTACAAACAAGTCTGGAAAGTCAATATTCCTATAAAGGTGTCATTCTCTTTCTGGTTCGTGATTAGGAAAGCTTGCCTAATTCAAGATAAGCTACAAAGAACTGGTCTTCAGATTTGTTCAAAATGTCTTTTGTATGACCAAGAGGGTGAAAACAATgaacaacttttttttttgagaatggtAACTTGATTACTAAAGAAAAGCCACTAGGATAGTGCCAAAACCATAAACACAGAGAGAAAGGACAGCAGATCCAACTATGAAATCCTAACGGTTACAGAGCACCCATCAGATCTACTTAGGATACTGCCTCCTCTACAAAACATTCTCTAcaccaaaaatgaaaaagaagaaagcaCCTCATCTTAAAATTCTGTAAAGAGCTACTTCTTCcttcaaaaattcttaaatttctttctttcccaACTGTCTACCATATACAAGCAGGAACCAATCTCCACCATTTCTTCTATCTGACAACACCCCCATTGCAATTCCAACTCTTTAACAGGTCACTAATGTTGGAAGGCATATACCATTGGAGGCCCACAATGTTAAGAAAAAGTTGCCACAGAAGACTAGTAACAGAACAATGAAGAAACAGATGGCTATTAGTTTCTAAACCACAAAAAGGACATCTAGAGCATAATTGGAATCCCCTTCTCCTTAGATTCTCTTGATACAGGAAGCTTCTCTTGCTACTAACCAAGAAAAGCACAACTTTTGTATGAACAATTATTCCTACATTGCAGGACAACTAGCATCTGTGGCACATgttcttttgtattttggaaatAACTTTGAGTAATACCTAGTTCTACTTTGGCACTGCTGAACAATTGGAGTATTGGGAATAGAGGTGGGAAGGAGGACTGGTGGAAGATCATTCCTTCTTGAATTCGGTGGACAGTGTGGAAAGAAAAGAATGGTAGACATTTTGAAGTCACTAGCAGTTCTATCCAGAAAATTAGGATGAATTGTCTTTAGCTTGTTCTTTTTTTGGTTTGAACGGAATAGTAGGAGAGCTAGTAGATTGAATTGGCAATATATAATTGTATAGGGTTCTGGGCAGGGGTTTAAGCACCCTTTCGATGCTTGTAAAGTTTCCAACTTAGCATCTTTTTTCTGGggtggttaagattttactaaatacaatctttacttttcatcttctttttctcttttcattaCCCAAAGCTTCAAAACTTGTTCTTTCATGGtaaatttcattttcttcttcaattttttgaaCTTGTCATCAATAAATAGAAATACAATCCCCTTAGATGAATATCATCCTTTAGTAGGTTATATGAGGTCTTCTGTTGTGGCACCCCCCACCCCCTTTATTCCGAACATGTTCAATTTATGTGTACATATACCTTTCTTGTAGGccaattaatttaatttattatgtaGGTTCTTTGGATGTGGCTcagttttatatttttgtgtttGCAAATTGTTTTCTTATGACAAGCTGCAAGCAGCTGATAGCTACGGTTTCTGTTATATTTCTGATTTTTTGTTCATTTATTAGTGCTTGAATGTAAATGCTGCCAATCTTTAAGGAAAACAAAATGAAATCCATCACGAAAGAACAAACTTTGAAGCTTTGGGTATTGAAACGagaggaagaagatgaaaagaaaagaaaataggcCGGGTAGGGTTAAACTGGTGGGtttctaaaaaaaatgatatataaaattgagGACGGGTCATTTGATTCTGAGCTTAACAGTGTCCCACCATTAAAATTAAGGGCAAATTTGTGTCAAAGTATAATGAGAGGGGTATAGAACTGAAAGTATGACGGGAGGGGTAATTCAACCAAAAGTATGAGGAGGGGTATATTTGAACTATTTCTAATAGCATAGgggtatatttgacccttttccaaTTAATATATCAGACAACCACATTTTCTCATGTAAAGCGAATAATAAGCCTCTAAGATATGTTATTGTGAATCACTGATAACAAATTATTTGAAGCGACAATAAAAATACAGTAAGTTGGGAATAAACATGTCATCAACTAATATTAAATATCCATCTTcactctatcaacaatcacatGAGATAAAGGTCATCAATTTAACATTGGAAGCCAGATCACTTAAAGATATTCAACTCACTGCGGTATCTAATCCATATGAAGCCTTCATATCATCCTCATTCAAAAGATTTTTCCCAAGCCCAGCGTTTGCAGAAGAATCTGCAGAAGAATCCTCAAGCAAAATCTGTTGTTGCTGCAATTCATCAGCTTTTGAGTGGCCTACATCTGCGaccattttatttataaaagcatTTTAAGCATTCATGTATCAAAGAACGTTATACAACTATCTTTTGCTTCAAATTCTAGAGAAGATACAactttttctttgattcttttcaGTTGTCCATTAGGTACAGAAGATCGTCATTACAAGTCGAGCTATTTCCCCTTATTAGTAACGTCACTCCAACTACAATTATCAAGAAAATAGACCACTTCGATCATCTCCTCCCTCCACACAGTCCCATTCCTAGGACTCTGCAAATGTTAATCAGTCAATTGATAGTGAAGAAAATACAATCGGCCTCTCCTACTTCATCCAAACTTAACAATGATTCTATTCTCCTAATTGGCAAAGCAAAAGAATTGGACAATGGTGACAAATCAAATACTCCCTCCTATTCAAGTTGTTTGGCCTATTTTGACTTGGCAAGGagtataagaaaataaagaagacttggaatcttgtggtcttaaattaaagataggtcaaatgtaccaaaatgtcctttaatcttatggtcttaaacatgtaatgtggaaagttaaaattaaaaagctGCTAAAAAGGGGCAGAGTCATCTTTTCTAAACGGACTAACAAAGGAAGTAtgtcaaacaaattgaaacggagggagtagttAAAGACAAAAGAAGAGAATAGCCTACgaaaaaaattatgatcttaATTCATTAACCATCACAAGCAACTAACAttatcttattaaaaataacaatcaCAAGTAACTAGCAAATGCAAACCCCAGCATCCCCATCTTCCAAGAAAGGTTCAAGGGTAGTAAACTTTTTAGGTGTTGTTCTACTAAAGTAATCGATCTAACCATCGATTCCCATAATCAAGTTTTGTTTATCACTCCTTATGGACTTCATTTTTATCCAtactttttttactttatttgtcTGCACATGCAAGACAGCCAAGCAAATCCTTTGGAATGTCCATTAAAGGTGATTCAGGGAGAGGATTTCCAACATTAACCATCAAAAAGAGGCACCGAAAACACTCAGCTATAGGATGGCAATCCTTCACTCCAGAGAGGTAGGTTCCATACTAACAAAACCTCTTCTCTCAGAATCCACTCATCTCACTCCAGAAGGGTAGGTTTCATTTATTTACGATGTGAAAGATGGTCATAAATTCTTCCATTATTATCCCTCAACCAATGTGGGATACTTAACACCACGCCAAAGCTGAGGAATGAACATTTAGACCGTGAACAACATAACATGGTGTCCCAGCATTGGATAAACTAAGAATTGAGTTGAGTCTCGCACAGATACTATACCATGATCAAAAAATGGGTCATGGGCCTAACTCAACTCCAAAAGCCAACTAGCTAGCTCATGAGGTGAGAATTTCCCTAAACCACATAAGGAAAGATAACAACCTCATTCTCTCAAATAAGGACACTTTAACAACTTACTGATATCTTTGAAGTTTATATCAGTATCCCGCCTAAAAGACATTTCATTCACTTTAAATTAAATTTCAGCAATTTATTCAACGTGAACATTGGTTTTTTAACATACAAATATGCAAATGCATCGACTTTGACAGATTTTCTAGTATTGATAATACGTAATGATAcaactattaatattaatatatccACTCTTGGAAATTGACAATATAATGAAAATCCAAAGACACTTGTCAAGTCTCTATAAATAAGAACCTTCAGGAAAATCAGATTAGAAGCAATCTTCAAATGTATTCTCCACATTACTATCATCAGCTTACTTCCCTTTCTCCGAGGAACATAATTAAGAGGTTTAAACAAAGAAATATGGTTACTTGATAAACTAATACTAGTGTGTTTCTTATTATCAAGAAGGTAGGGAAAGATAACAGCAAATAtcaaattggaagaaaaaaagaacaaaataaagAATTCAAGATGGAAGGCAAATAAAAGAAACAGTAGGTACAAAGATGAACTTTCTGCATGATTTTCATCATCCGAGACAAACCAAAACaactactccctccatttcaaaataagtgaattgttgAGGCAATGCACACCCATTAAGAAAAAGTTTCGAACATAAATTGAACACCACTTTCCACTATTGCCCTTTTAGTTATTCTCAAACTattcttgaaaatataaataattcaaagtaaaatcataaatatgaaCTATTAACTCTCTTGAAATTATCACCTAAAAATGTAAATGAGGGgcaaaaatggaagaaattcCCAACAACCctcttgaattttgaacaatttaCTTATTATGAACTATGAAAAAAGGCCTcacaattcatttattttgaaatggagggagtacaaGACAAAAGATTACttatttaaaacaaaattttaaaaaagatcaatttcaattttataaataagaaaaggaaatccTCTTGTTTTTTATACAGAAGCAGGAAACGAATGAAACCAATCGGACATGCCTCGCAAATTAAATTTTGTTTCAACTCAGCCCAGCCCAAACAGGCTCAAAACAGAAGGCAATCATATAACAGAAATTGACGCCAAAAGTTGTGCATTAAAACCTGATTGCTGCTGCAAAGACGCAGATGAGGCAATGTTGTTAATACCAACTGCTTGGACCCCAACTCCCAGTCCAAGTTGAGGAGAGACAGAGGAGCTTTGAGAATTGAACTGAAACAATAGAATCAGGTAAGAGCACATAATCAAACCAAGTGTCCAGCATACAAGTATGGAGGAAACCAATGCAACATGAAATAAAGTGTGATAAGCCCAAAGGCAGAAGCAGATTTTTGAGTTTGTATCGCAAATCACTATATTCCCtttaaattctcaaaaaaaatcattatatttcatctttttgCTTAAATGGATTGTTTCCTCCTCTTACGGTACCAGACTAGAAAATTCTTACAGTATTGAAACAATGCAATAACATTGATATTTTCAACTAATGTAGAACCTATGGGATGAAATCTAGAAGAATCCTTATTCTTGTATACAAGGGGTTTGACAGTAACAGTACTTCTGTTTTCAACATTAAAGATTTTGTCATATATAAACAAGTCCACTGAATCTAAAAGCAATACTTACGCCCCAATTGTTTTCACATAATGAAGGTCTGAATCAAAAACCATTAAGTGCATTTGTTTTATTTAGATTTATAGGGGTCTCAATGTATCTGAATCATTCAAATTCTAAACGTAGtctttaatattattaaaaagcTATTTAAAGAACTTTAACAAAGACAATCTATCCACAACCACCCTCAGTCACCACATCACAGTATAACTGACATAATCAGCCACAACCACTGCCAACCAGCTACCAGTACCAACCACTTCCACCATCACTGCCAAACACCGCCACCGCGTACCACAACTGACCACTACCATACCAACCACCTCCAGTGCAACCACCAATATCATTGTGAACCACCACAGCCAACCATCTCCCCCACCACTCAACCAGACAAGTATCacctaacaacaacaacatcatacCCAGTGACAGACAACTATCACCTTACGAgatgataaattaataattttagatataatatataaattattttatttgattttatacttattatTGTTTTGATAACAATAAACTATAAACATTTAGTTATTGAGAAAACAAACAGTCCTAGTCATTCTGCATTCAAATCCAAACACAGAATCTTACTAATAATATGCATTCAGATACAGCCGTCATTATCTTTAATTAAAACTAACAGCCCTTTAACAAAGAAAAAGTTCACCAAAAGATAATAAGACAAGGGAGTCGACGTCAACAGAAAAGGAGCACAGTGAAAAGGGGTGTGCTAAAAGTTAaggaaaatatattattgaagTGACAAAATTATGTAATGAAGGTAAACAAGGTAATCCAACTAACTCAAAAGAAACAAATATCATGCACAAACATTAAACAACACCTGTGGCAAAAGTGGATTCTGTTGCTGGGACGAGAACTGCTTAAGGTTTCCACCACTAAATGGAGGTACACCAAGAAGATTACTCTGACCTTGCTGCTGTACTTGCTGAAATCGTTGCAAAAACTTCTCCCTCTGGTCAGGTGCAATTTCAGTTCTACCACGGAATTGGCCCTGAAAGTCCAAGAAACACATTAAAATGGAACGATACCTGTTGAAGCAGTTGAATACATAATAGTCTAGGAAAAAAAGGTAGAAACCTAAGGAAAAGATAAATCGCAGTAACTGCACACACCTGAAAGTGTGTTatcaaaacaaaaaaggaaacaaaaactTTAAACACACTTGAGATCATGCCATGACATATTCTTAGAATTCTTAAAGCAGTCCATATATTCAGACAGATTGTCTTCGTGACAGCACCCCACATCAATTTAGGCAAAAAGAATTCTATTTCAACATGGATGAGGTGCtcatagttttaaaatataacACTCTCCAATTGCATAAGAATAAAGATAGAGAATTAAAGCATTTTTCAACTAGTAAAGCAGATAGCAAGGTAAAGAATAGTTTTAAGGATATGCCAGCATTTAATgacatatttttttgaaattgaaaaaaaaaaatatgtcattAAATGCTTATTACTTGAGAGGCtaattacttttattttaaacttgcagCATGTGATAAGTAAATAAACAGGTACAAATTTAAGTGGTGATCACAGAGCTCGCataaatgataaaatggaaACATACCGCTTCATTTTGATTCTGAAAGGAACTACCAGGCCTCCATTGCATACCAGGACCAACAGAAGGAGAGAAAACTCTACCAGTCATGACTGTAGCATCACCGAGATTTGCCCCATCAGTAACACCAATTCCATCTGTAGCCTTAGCTGTTTGTGACATCATCATTCTGTTAGCCAGAGGGGATACCAAAGGCTGTCCCATGCTGCTACTTCCAAGCCTCTCCTCTGAAACTAAGATATTTCTCTTTGTAACTTCAGAAGCAGGAATAGCTCCTAGACCTCCATTGCCAGTAACTGAACCAGCAGAACCAAGTGCAATACTAGCCACGGGTTGGTTAGATAGAGCACCTCTACTAACACCCCTTAAAGTAGTTTCACTAAGGACAGGGGAAGACTTTCGACCTGGGAAACTTGTCAAATCGTCTTCTTTTACTGCATTTGACATGCTAGTTGGAGATaaagcagcagcagcagcacctGCATGTCCCAAGAAACCACATACAGAAGTTCAGCCAACAAATAAACAAATTagttgatgtatcagaagctTTCGAGTTGAAGCATGGTTATTACCCGGGGTTGCATGACTCCCAGCAGGCGTTGTGGGAGCAGAAGTAACAACTGCACTACTTTTAGGAGGTGGGGTCCTAACAACTGTTTCAGAGCTACTGTCCTGTGATGCTGCTTCATCAGCCTGATCCTGAACACTAACAGCTTGCTGTGCTGAAGATGTTACAGCCACCTGGAAAGCAGACCATCAATTAGGTTTCTACATCAGGAAGCAAAGGAACCATGTAAACTTGGAAAGAATGGGCCTTGAACAACTGCCTGCTAATGAAACAAGAAATAAATTGTTTGCGTTAACATCAGAAATGTTGGAAAAGGTGAATATTAGCGCTTTCAAGGACAAGTCAACAGTTGCGTCAAAGAGCTATGGTGAGCAAGGAAAGAGGGCAAGAGATCCTAGAGGAAAATATTTGTGTTGGGGGTTTTAGATGGTCAGTTTGAGAAATTGGCATCATAAGAATAAATATACACATGCTAAACCTCC
This sequence is a window from Solanum dulcamara chromosome 10, daSolDulc1.2, whole genome shotgun sequence. Protein-coding genes within it:
- the LOC129870028 gene encoding general negative regulator of transcription subunit 3 isoform X2, with translation MGASRKLQGEIDRVLKKVQEGVDVFDSIWNKVYDTDNANQKEKFEADLKKEIKKLQRYRDQIKTWIQSSEIKDKKVSASYEQALMDARKLIEREMERFKICEKETKTKAFSKEGLGQQPKTDPKEKAKSETRDWLNNVVGELESQIDNFEAELEGLSVKKGKQRPPRLVHLETSIVRHKAHIMKLELILRLLDNDELSPEQVNDVKDFLDDYVERNQEDFDEFSDVDELYSTLPLDKVESLEDLVTIGPPALVKGVTVSSAVLSVKTSLASPPAQASVAVTSSAQQAVSVQDQADEAASQDSSSETVVRTPPPKSSAVVTSAPTTPAGSHATPGAAAAALSPTSMSNAVKEDDLTSFPGRKSSPVLSETTLRGVSRGALSNQPVASIALGSAGSVTGNGGLGAIPASEVTKRNILVSEERLGSSSMGQPLVSPLANRMMMSQTAKATDGIGVTDGANLGDATVMTGRVFSPSVGPGMQWRPGSSFQNQNEAGQFRGRTEIAPDQREKFLQRFQQVQQQGQSNLLGVPPFSGGNLKQFSSQQQNPLLPQFNSQSSSVSPQLGLGVGVQAVGINNIASSASLQQQSDVGHSKADELQQQQILLEDSSADSSANAGLGKNLLNEDDMKASYGLDTAGGVTGSVAEASPRPRDTDLSPGQPLQSSQSSGSLGVIGRRSVADLGAIGDSLSASTANSAGMHDQLYNLQMLESAFYKLPLPKDSERAKSYTPRHPAVTPPSYPQVQAPIVNNPAFWERLGADNYGTDTLFFAFYYQQNTYQQYLAAKELKKQSWRYHRKYNTWFQRHEEPTVATDDFEQGTYVYFDFHIANDEQHGWCQRIKQEFTFEYNYLEDELIV
- the LOC129870028 gene encoding general negative regulator of transcription subunit 3 isoform X1, whose product is MGASRKLQGEIDRVLKKVQEGVDVFDSIWNKVYDTDNANQKEKFEADLKKEIKKLQRYRDQIKTWIQSSEIKDKKVSASYEQALMDARKLIEREMERFKICEKETKTKAFSKEGLGQQPKTDPKEKAKSETRDWLNNVVGELESQIDNFEAELEGLSVKKGKQRPPRLVHLETSIVRHKAHIMKLELILRLLDNDELSPEQVNDVKDFLDDYVERNQEDFDEFSDVDELYSTLPLDKVESLEDLVTIGPPALVKGVTVSSAVLSVKTSLASPPAQASVAVTSSAQQAVSVQDQADEAASQDSSSETVVRTPPPKSSAVVTSAPTTPAGSHATPGAAAAALSPTSMSNAVKEDDLTSFPGRKSSPVLSETTLRGVSRGALSNQPVASIALGSAGSVTGNGGLGAIPASEVTKRNILVSEERLGSSSMGQPLVSPLANRMMMSQTAKATDGIGVTDGANLGDATVMTGRVFSPSVGPGMQWRPGSSFQNQNEAGQFRGRTEIAPDQREKFLQRFQQVQQQGQSNLLGVPPFSGGNLKQFSSQQQNPLLPQFNSQSSSVSPQLGLGVGVQAVGINNIASSASLQQQSDVGHSKADELQQQQILLEDSSADSSANAGLGKNLLNEDDMKASYGLDTAMQGGVTGSVAEASPRPRDTDLSPGQPLQSSQSSGSLGVIGRRSVADLGAIGDSLSASTANSAGMHDQLYNLQMLESAFYKLPLPKDSERAKSYTPRHPAVTPPSYPQVQAPIVNNPAFWERLGADNYGTDTLFFAFYYQQNTYQQYLAAKELKKQSWRYHRKYNTWFQRHEEPTVATDDFEQGTYVYFDFHIANDEQHGWCQRIKQEFTFEYNYLEDELIV
- the LOC129870028 gene encoding general negative regulator of transcription subunit 3 isoform X3, whose protein sequence is MGASRKLQGEIDRVLKKVQEGVDVFDSIWNKVYDTDNANQKEKFEADLKKEIKKLQRYRDQIKTWIQSSEIKDKKVSASYEQALMDARKLIEREMERFKICEKETKTKAFSKEGLGQQPKTDPKEKAKSETRDWLNNVVGELESQIDNFEAELEGLSVKKGKQRPPRLVHLETSIVRHKAHIMKLELILRLLDNDELSPEQVNDVKDFLDDYVERNQEDFDEFSDVDELYSTLPLDKVESLEDLVTIGPPALVKVAVTSSAQQAVSVQDQADEAASQDSSSETVVRTPPPKSSAVVTSAPTTPAGSHATPGAAAAALSPTSMSNAVKEDDLTSFPGRKSSPVLSETTLRGVSRGALSNQPVASIALGSAGSVTGNGGLGAIPASEVTKRNILVSEERLGSSSMGQPLVSPLANRMMMSQTAKATDGIGVTDGANLGDATVMTGRVFSPSVGPGMQWRPGSSFQNQNEAGQFRGRTEIAPDQREKFLQRFQQVQQQGQSNLLGVPPFSGGNLKQFSSQQQNPLLPQFNSQSSSVSPQLGLGVGVQAVGINNIASSASLQQQSDVGHSKADELQQQQILLEDSSADSSANAGLGKNLLNEDDMKASYGLDTAMQGGVTGSVAEASPRPRDTDLSPGQPLQSSQSSGSLGVIGRRSVADLGAIGDSLSASTANSAGMHDQLYNLQMLESAFYKLPLPKDSERAKSYTPRHPAVTPPSYPQVQAPIVNNPAFWERLGADNYGTDTLFFAFYYQQNTYQQYLAAKELKKQSWRYHRKYNTWFQRHEEPTVATDDFEQGTYVYFDFHIANDEQHGWCQRIKQEFTFEYNYLEDELIV